A DNA window from Hordeum vulgare subsp. vulgare chromosome 1H, MorexV3_pseudomolecules_assembly, whole genome shotgun sequence contains the following coding sequences:
- the LOC123423862 gene encoding uncharacterized protein LOC123423862: MSPSARHSSNVFHPFYNNASPTRATSRPSTGPHASPRYFLPPFASPSPPSTLDFSSPRLYNQSPAGYVCHPPPLPILLCSALLRSALLPPLHPPSEKSSPSAEGSTMAGTANCIDIILAIILPPLGVFLKFGCGHEFWICLLLTFLGYIPGIIYAIYAITK; encoded by the exons ATGAGCCCGTCAGCGAGGCACAGCTCGAACGTGTTTCATCCTTTTTATAACAACGCGTCGCCAACGCGGGCCACATCGCGCCCGTCGACAGGCCCACACGCGTCGCCCCGATATTTCCTCCCTCCCTTCGCCTCACCCTCGCCGCCGTCCACCCTTGACTTCTCTTCTCCCCGTCTATATAACCAGAGCCCGGCTGGATACGTGTGTCATCCACCACCCCTTCCCAtcctgctctgctctgctctgctcaGATCAGCTCTGCTGCCTCCCCTCCATCCACCGAGTGAAAAAAGCTCTCCGTCCGCCGAAGGATCGACCATGGCGGGCACGGCCAACTGCATCGACATCATCCTCGCCATCATCCTCCCGCCCCTCGGCGTCTTCCTCAAGTTCGGATGCGGG CACGAGTTCTGGATCTGCCTCCTGCTCACCTTCCTCGGCTACATCCCGGGCATCATCTACGCCATCTACGCCATCACCAAGTAG